The genomic segment CGCAAGAAGATTGAAGTAGATGCGAGTCAGCCAACATTAATTCACACAGTCCGAAATGTCGGCTACAAGCTTGAGGTTTCCAATACCACCGAAGCTTTAACAGGTTGTTGATTCCCTCGTACCCATCCGCTAGAACACCAATTGACTAATACTTCTTAGTGCCTTTTTAGCGTGTAGGGGCGAAGCATTCGGGGGTGAAAATCTAGGGAGAGAGCGATCGCTTACTCCCCGAATGCGGAGCCCCTACTGCAAATGTTGGCGAATTTCCGCAGATAGCTCAATAGCCCGCTTAACGCAGTCTCCTAGAGAAACGCCATCAAAGTAGTTACTACACAGAAATAAACCGGGAAATTGTTCTAGAGCTTGATTAACTTGCTCTAACCGCTGGAGATGCCCCAGAGTGTACTGAGGAATCGCACGTTTCCAAAGATGCACGGCGAGAACTTTTGGTGCTACATCTTCCTTAAGGAGGATGCGGTAAAGGTCTTGATGAACAGCTTGAACAATTTGCTCGTCGTCTAAATCGGCAATTTCGGGATCGGTTGCTCCGCCGATAAAGTTGGTTAGCAGTTGCCATCCTTGGGGAGCGCGACCTGGGAATAGACTGGAAGACCAGATAGTGCCAAGGGTACGAATGGACTGCCTTCGCGGAATTAAGTTGCCGAAGCCGCGTAGAGGTTGCTTCAGAGCAGTTTGTGGATAGGCGACGACAACGCAGGCTACGGGAGGATAAGGAATTTCCCTTAAAACTTGGCTTGCTGTTGGTATTAAAAATTGCAGGAGGTCAGCTGTTACGTAGGCGGGTGTGGTGAGGACGATCGTGCAAGCTTCTACCTGTTCAGGTCCTGCGGGTGTATCAAATTCTGCTATGTATGTTTGACGATCGCTCTTTTGCAGCGTCGTCAGGTGCCAGCCCAGCTTAACGGTATCGCCCAGATGAGATGCGATCGCTTGCGGTAAAGCGGAAATACCCTGCTTAAAGGAGCCTAATTCTCCAGGCCGAGTTTTGGGAATGCTGGGGTCTTGCGGCTTCCCCTGTTTCTTCGATCCGCGACGTTGCAATATAGCTCCTGCCAACAATCCTCCACCCATTTCCGAAAGCTTGACAATTCGCCGGAAAGATGCAGATGCACTGAGTAGATCGGGATCGCCAGCATAAACGCCGGAAACGAAGGGAGCAACCAGTCGCTGCGTGACTTCTGCTCCCAGATGACGCTGGAAGAACTGGGCGATCGTTTCCTCTCCCCCCTGTTCAGATAGCGCCATAGCCGGTGCTATAAACCCCAAAGCGCCCGTCAGTGCCCGTAGCTTGCCTTGTAAGGTGAGCAGCTGGGAACTTATGGCTGCGGGAGGACTCATCGGCACTGGTTGCAGTTGCCCTTGCCAGTAGACGTAACGAGGCAATTTGCGATCTGCCAGCATCAACTCTTGCTCCAGTCCGACATCTACAGCCAAGCGAAGCAGTTCTGGCGTCGGCGAAAAGCTGGTGGGGCCTTCTTCCCAGAGAAATCCCTCTGCCATACCTGTGGTGATATTTCCACCAACTCGTCCCTGACGTTCGCACAGTAAAATCCGCCGCCCGTCTTGCTGCAAAGCGTGAGCTAGGCTCAGACCGCTAATTCCAGCTCCAACAATTAAGGTATCTAGCACGTTTTTGACAAATAACTGTTATACAGAATTTCGGAACAGTGTTTCAAGATATACCTGGGCAGCTCTACGATAGCTGCGCGACGCTTCTGGGGTGTTGCCACCTCCATTTTGCAGCAAAAATAGGGATAGAGCAGCAGTAAAAACCCGGTCTTGATCCCAATCTGGATGACTTTCCAAATAGCTTTTGAGCGATTCGTGCAGTACTTCGGGGATTTCGGCCAGCATACTAACGTTTGTGTTCATAGACACCTCCAGAGAAGAGGGGGTGAGGGGGAGCGGGGAGAAGGAGAAGATTTTAAATTAAATCTAGAATCTACAATGCCCCCAGTACCCGATCGCCTTATCGGTCAGCCGCATCATTGTCTGCTATTTGGGGGTAGGGTTGTCAATGCTGCGAAATATTACAACTGTCTTCACATAAACAAAACCGCTACGAACTAATAAGCTTTTTAGCCTTTTTTTGTTACATATCTTTACTAAAACTCAGCATATCCCGGCAGATGGAGTGTTTGTCAAAGAAATCCCCAGTCCGACAGAAAGACCGCATACGAACGTTGAAACCTGTGGAAAACTACGGAAGCTCTGTGGAAAAGTTTTGACAGCTTTGGGGAAAGGTTGTGGAATCTGTGGGGAAAAGTTTGGCAAAAGATAAGAATTGCAAAAAATTGGCGATCGGGTATGGGGCATGGGAGGCGAGCGCGGTTTAAGTTTCTGGTTCATCACCTAAGAGTTGATCTATACTTTGAAGTGTTTGTTGAGAACAACGACGCACACGATGAATACGCACAATTCCTTGCTCTTGCTCAACTATTTCACTAACAGTAAATAAAATATTGAATTGCTTTTTATAGAAAAGTTGGCGTACCTCTATTCCCATATACTCACTTTCGATAGCCAAAGCACAACGCCTCGGAAAGTTTTCCAGCGTCAACATAATTTCATAACATCCTCTTACCCAGCGATAAGCGTTTTCCGGTGAATCCTCCTTTATCCAAAGAAAAATACCTTCTATATCAGCTACCGCAGTAGGAGATATTTCAATCTGGTAGGCCATATTTTTCCCGAAGTTCTGCAAATGCTTGCTTTAGAGGTATCCCTTTCCCTTGCTCAAATTCTTCAATACTTTTGCGGATACCCACAATAGACTCCAGTAAATCAAGTCTATCGAGAAGATGCTGATAGCCTTCAGCATCTTGAACAACGGCAGTAGCTTTACCATTAACAGTCAGAACTATTGGTGCTTTAGTTTCTTTGAGTCTTGCCAGGAAAGCTTTCGCACCCCGCTGGAACTCTGAGAGAGGATAAATGTCACTCAGACTAAGCATGATATTTTCAAAGAATTATTTGATAATTTCATGCTAACAGTTGGCAATTGTTTTGTCTATTGTGCTTGAGCCTTTTTGACCAAAGTCCAAGTTGGGGCACTCGCCTATGAGTACAGAAGCCCACGAAGCGAGTCGGTACTCCGACGATTCGGTGGGTACTTCACGCGGTGTGACCTAAGATCGCGAAAATCTGGCGGTGGG from the Argonema galeatum A003/A1 genome contains:
- the hemG gene encoding protoporphyrinogen oxidase, with product MLDTLIVGAGISGLSLAHALQQDGRRILLCERQGRVGGNITTGMAEGFLWEEGPTSFSPTPELLRLAVDVGLEQELMLADRKLPRYVYWQGQLQPVPMSPPAAISSQLLTLQGKLRALTGALGFIAPAMALSEQGGEETIAQFFQRHLGAEVTQRLVAPFVSGVYAGDPDLLSASASFRRIVKLSEMGGGLLAGAILQRRGSKKQGKPQDPSIPKTRPGELGSFKQGISALPQAIASHLGDTVKLGWHLTTLQKSDRQTYIAEFDTPAGPEQVEACTIVLTTPAYVTADLLQFLIPTASQVLREIPYPPVACVVVAYPQTALKQPLRGFGNLIPRRQSIRTLGTIWSSSLFPGRAPQGWQLLTNFIGGATDPEIADLDDEQIVQAVHQDLYRILLKEDVAPKVLAVHLWKRAIPQYTLGHLQRLEQVNQALEQFPGLFLCSNYFDGVSLGDCVKRAIELSAEIRQHLQ
- a CDS encoding DUF2811 domain-containing protein, producing MNTNVSMLAEIPEVLHESLKSYLESHPDWDQDRVFTAALSLFLLQNGGGNTPEASRSYRRAAQVYLETLFRNSV
- a CDS encoding type II toxin-antitoxin system Phd/YefM family antitoxin, translated to MLSLSDIYPLSEFQRGAKAFLARLKETKAPIVLTVNGKATAVVQDAEGYQHLLDRLDLLESIVGIRKSIEEFEQGKGIPLKQAFAELREKYGLPD
- a CDS encoding type II toxin-antitoxin system RelE/ParE family toxin; its protein translation is MAYQIEISPTAVADIEGIFLWIKEDSPENAYRWVRGCYEIMLTLENFPRRCALAIESEYMGIEVRQLFYKKQFNILFTVSEIVEQEQGIVRIHRVRRCSQQTLQSIDQLLGDEPET